In the genome of Candidatus Neomarinimicrobiota bacterium, one region contains:
- a CDS encoding 3-isopropylmalate dehydratase small subunit encodes MSIKGRVWKYGDDINTDVIFPGKYTYTVSDPNEMAQYAMEDLDSEFAKNVKENDIIVGGKNFGCGSGREQAVVCIKMSGVGVIIAKSFSRLYFRNCVNNGLYVIVSAEAVDAIENGEEIEVDMDNGTIVCGAGTISFPPLPPEVRGIFEDGGLIPHTKKILGTD; translated from the coding sequence ATGAGCATAAAGGGAAGAGTCTGGAAATACGGGGATGACATCAACACCGACGTCATCTTCCCCGGTAAATATACGTATACCGTTTCTGATCCAAACGAGATGGCGCAGTACGCCATGGAAGACCTCGATTCGGAGTTCGCCAAGAACGTAAAGGAAAACGATATAATTGTCGGCGGAAAGAACTTCGGCTGTGGTTCCGGACGCGAACAGGCGGTGGTTTGTATAAAAATGTCGGGCGTAGGAGTGATAATAGCTAAATCGTTCTCTCGCCTTTACTTCCGTAACTGTGTCAACAACGGTCTGTACGTTATCGTATCTGCGGAGGCTGTTGACGCTATCGAAAACGGCGAGGAGATTGAAGTGGATATGGATAACGGGACAATCGTTTGCGGCGCCGGAACGATCAGTTTTCCGCCGCTGCCTCCTGAAGTCAGAGGCATATTCGAGGACGGAGGCTTGATACCGCACACAAAAAAGATCTTAGGGACGGATTAG